A single genomic interval of Lewinellaceae bacterium harbors:
- the trpD gene encoding anthranilate phosphoribosyltransferase, with translation MKEALDHLFSFQSFSRSEAKELLTAMSQGQFNDAQMTAFITTFRMRDIQVEELKGFVDALLELRIPIDFSAYDTIDVCGTGGDKKNTFNISTLTAFVLAGAGYKVAKHGNYGVSSACGSSNVLEHLGYQFTSDLGKLEKQIDESHICFFHAPLFHPAMKAVGPIRRQLGMVTFFNMLGPLVNPAQPHYQLTGVFNRNLARLYHYQFQKTDKQYMIVHSLDGYDEVSLTGPFIAKSPWYEREIYPEDLGLPVLLPETLYGGETVEEAAKIFTSVLQNQGTEAQKDAVLANSALGIQCFHPEWSLTDCVSAARESLDSGRAYQSFTKLIQLSQS, from the coding sequence ATGAAAGAAGCACTGGATCATCTTTTCTCCTTTCAATCATTTAGTCGAAGTGAAGCGAAGGAGCTGTTAACCGCCATGTCGCAGGGCCAATTTAATGACGCACAAATGACGGCCTTCATCACCACCTTCCGTATGCGCGATATTCAGGTTGAAGAACTGAAAGGATTTGTCGATGCTCTCCTGGAATTGCGTATTCCCATCGATTTCTCCGCCTACGACACCATCGATGTATGCGGTACCGGCGGTGATAAAAAGAATACCTTTAATATCTCCACACTGACTGCCTTCGTGCTGGCCGGTGCCGGCTATAAAGTGGCCAAACACGGTAATTACGGTGTGAGCAGTGCCTGCGGTTCCTCCAATGTACTGGAACACCTTGGTTATCAGTTCACCAGCGATCTGGGTAAGCTAGAGAAGCAAATCGATGAATCACATATCTGCTTTTTCCATGCTCCGCTTTTCCATCCGGCGATGAAAGCAGTGGGGCCTATCCGGCGCCAATTAGGCATGGTAACTTTTTTTAATATGTTAGGCCCGCTGGTTAATCCGGCGCAACCGCATTATCAGCTGACCGGCGTATTTAACCGGAACTTGGCGCGGTTGTATCATTACCAGTTTCAGAAAACCGACAAACAATATATGATCGTCCACAGCCTGGACGGATACGACGAGGTGTCCCTCACGGGTCCATTCATTGCTAAATCGCCCTGGTACGAACGGGAGATCTATCCCGAAGACCTCGGATTACCGGTATTGCTCCCTGAAACACTGTACGGAGGCGAAACGGTAGAGGAAGCAGCCAAGATCTTTACCAGCGTATTGCAAAACCAGGGAACCGAAGCCCAAAAAGATGCTGTCCTGGCCAACTCGGCACTGGGAATCCAATGTTTTCATCCAGAGTGGTCCCTCACCGATTGTGTCAGCGCTGCCCGCGAGTCCCTGGATAGCGGACGTGCTTATCAATCCTTTACCAAACTGATCCAACTGAGTCAATCATGA
- a CDS encoding aminodeoxychorismate/anthranilate synthase component II, whose product MRILVLDNYDSFTYNLVQYLRTISSNPVEVRRNDAISIEEVAAYDLIVLSPGPGVPSEAGNMPAIIQAYKTEKPILGICLGHQAIGEAFGGILENLSDVYHGVSTPMYQVEGTDDPIFNGVDATFEAGRYHSWVIRKDTLPEELICLARDANGEIMAIRHKKYPIWGLQFHPESVLTPVGKTLLTNFLATCDAMVTEKANA is encoded by the coding sequence ATGAGAATACTGGTCCTCGACAACTACGACTCTTTTACCTATAATCTGGTGCAATATTTAAGGACGATAAGCTCCAACCCGGTAGAAGTACGACGCAACGATGCCATCTCCATCGAAGAGGTTGCTGCCTACGACCTCATTGTGCTCAGTCCGGGTCCGGGTGTCCCCTCAGAGGCCGGCAATATGCCTGCCATCATCCAGGCCTATAAAACCGAAAAACCTATTCTGGGGATTTGTCTGGGGCATCAGGCCATCGGTGAAGCTTTCGGCGGCATTCTGGAAAATCTTTCCGATGTCTATCACGGCGTCTCAACACCGATGTATCAGGTGGAAGGAACCGATGACCCAATCTTTAACGGCGTCGACGCCACCTTCGAAGCGGGACGGTATCATTCGTGGGTGATCCGCAAAGACACCCTGCCGGAAGAGTTAATTTGCCTAGCCCGGGATGCCAACGGTGAAATCATGGCTATCCGGCATAAAAAATATCCGATCTGGGGCTTGCAATTCCATCCGGAGTCCGTCCTTACTCCAGTCGGTAAAACCCTGCTAACCAATTTTCTGGCCACCTGTGACGCCATGGTCACAGAAAAAGCCAACGCTTAA
- a CDS encoding tryptophan synthase subunit alpha, producing MNRLDRLFQEKKQDILNIYFTAGYPGLDDTAMIIRHLADAGVDLVEIGIPYSDPLADGPTIQASSEKALANGMTLDLLFQQVKEARQHTDIPFILMGYFNPVLQFGEDRFFRACSHAGVDGLIIPDMPLHEYEQVYREKLKHYGLKISFLITPQTPEDRIRKIDELSNGFIYMVSSSSITGAKAAIQVSQLEYFRRVQAMHLKHPRLIGFGISNYETFNTACHYAAGAIVGSAFIKHLGKSENAPLDKRILQFVQHIKTPVEA from the coding sequence ATGAATAGACTGGATCGATTATTTCAGGAGAAGAAACAAGATATCCTGAACATCTATTTTACGGCCGGATATCCCGGGCTGGACGATACGGCCATGATCATCCGGCATTTGGCGGATGCGGGTGTAGACCTGGTGGAGATCGGCATACCCTATTCCGATCCCTTAGCCGATGGCCCAACCATACAGGCCAGCAGTGAAAAAGCCCTGGCCAATGGCATGACCCTCGATCTTTTATTCCAACAGGTGAAAGAGGCACGTCAACATACCGATATTCCATTCATCCTGATGGGATATTTTAATCCGGTACTGCAATTTGGCGAAGACCGGTTTTTCCGCGCCTGTTCCCATGCTGGCGTAGACGGATTGATCATTCCTGACATGCCACTCCATGAATACGAGCAGGTGTACCGGGAGAAGCTGAAGCACTACGGCCTGAAGATCAGCTTTCTCATCACGCCACAGACACCGGAGGACCGCATTCGTAAGATTGATGAACTTTCCAACGGGTTCATATACATGGTATCCAGTAGTTCCATTACCGGAGCCAAGGCGGCCATTCAGGTAAGTCAGCTGGAATATTTTCGCCGGGTACAGGCTATGCACCTGAAACATCCCCGGTTGATCGGTTTTGGTATCTCCAATTACGAGACCTTTAATACGGCCTGCCATTACGCAGCCGGAGCAATTGTCGGTAGTGCCTTCATCAAACACCTGGGTAAATCAGAAAATGCACCCCTGGATAAGCGGATCCTTCAATTTGTCCAACACATCAAAACTCCTGTAGAAGCATGA
- the trpC gene encoding indole-3-glycerol phosphate synthase TrpC: MSDILEKIVAQKRKEVEQNKALYPVALLEKTIYFETPTVSLSKYLLRPDKSGIIAEFKRKSPSKGFINPYAQVEEVSIGYMQSGASALSVLTDREFFGGSNADLTTARNFNFCPILRKDFTIDPYQIIEAKSIGADAILLIAEVLTAEEVKSLAGTAKSLGLEVLLELHGEEQLDAICDEINVVGINNRNLKTFITSIESSERLYPLLPAEKVKISESGISNPETVIRLREVGYQGFLIGEQFMKHPEPAKACARFIQQILKPEPA, from the coding sequence ATGAGTGATATTTTAGAAAAAATCGTTGCCCAAAAGCGGAAAGAAGTCGAACAAAATAAAGCGCTGTACCCGGTAGCTTTGCTGGAGAAGACGATATATTTTGAAACGCCCACCGTATCGCTGTCCAAATACCTGTTACGCCCTGATAAATCCGGCATCATTGCCGAGTTCAAGCGCAAATCCCCCTCTAAAGGATTTATCAATCCCTATGCCCAGGTGGAGGAGGTGTCCATCGGATACATGCAGTCCGGTGCTTCCGCCCTGTCGGTATTGACGGACCGCGAGTTCTTTGGGGGGAGCAATGCAGATCTGACCACAGCACGTAATTTCAATTTCTGTCCCATATTGCGTAAAGATTTCACAATTGACCCTTACCAGATCATAGAAGCCAAGTCAATCGGTGCCGATGCCATCCTGCTGATCGCCGAAGTTCTGACCGCCGAAGAGGTCAAATCCCTGGCCGGGACTGCCAAAAGCCTCGGGTTAGAAGTATTACTTGAGCTTCATGGCGAAGAACAGCTGGATGCAATCTGCGACGAAATCAATGTAGTCGGAATCAACAACCGCAACCTGAAGACATTTATCACCAGCATCGAAAGCTCGGAACGGTTATATCCCCTTCTGCCAGCTGAGAAAGTTAAAATATCGGAGAGCGGAATCTCCAATCCCGAAACAGTCATCCGCCTGCGGGAAGTGGGTTATCAGGGATTCCTGATCGGAGAGCAGTTCATGAAGCATCCCGAGCCAGCGAAAGCATGTGCCCGCTTCATTCAGCAAATTCTCAAACCAGAACCCGCATGA
- a CDS encoding DoxX family membrane protein, with the protein MAYSKTQLTALVALRMLIGWHFLYEGMLKLLTPEWTSIGYLRGAQTFKSLFGWLSSESMISIVDWLTIAVLIAVGISLLLGIFTRGGVILGMLIMALFYLAQPAWPGMEAVGQAEGNYLIVTKNLIELAALWVVFLFPTSAYIGLDMYLTKRNPAMA; encoded by the coding sequence ATGGCTTACTCCAAAACTCAACTGACTGCACTGGTAGCGCTGCGCATGTTGATCGGTTGGCATTTCCTCTACGAAGGAATGCTCAAACTGTTGACGCCGGAATGGACTTCCATCGGCTATTTGCGCGGTGCCCAAACATTTAAAAGCCTCTTCGGCTGGCTCTCTTCTGAAAGTATGATCAGCATTGTGGACTGGCTGACCATAGCTGTACTTATTGCCGTAGGGATATCGCTGCTACTGGGAATTTTCACCCGCGGCGGCGTAATCCTGGGTATGTTGATCATGGCCCTCTTTTATCTGGCACAGCCTGCCTGGCCGGGCATGGAAGCCGTGGGCCAGGCTGAAGGTAACTACCTGATCGTAACCAAGAACCTGATTGAACTTGCCGCATTGTGGGTAGTATTCCTTTTCCCCACCAGTGCCTATATCGGCCTGGACATGTATCTGACCAAGCGCAATCCAGCTATGGCCTAA
- a CDS encoding YfhO family protein, whose amino-acid sequence MSKSFDFKNLLPHLGAFAVFLALTVFYFYPQLQGKVLRQSDVISNQGMSQEVKQYYEETGEVSYWTDAMFGGMPTYMIWFPKSMNLLNGVDKLVKAWIRYPIGIFLGLMVILYLSLLAFGIDRRVALILAPTFGFSIYFLLLVEAGHNTKLNAVSYFGLILAGIYLLLEKKKYLWGGLVLAIGAGLELAANHIQMTYYLALALVPFLIAYLVKWIRASEWNHLGKVALYAAIAATLAVLAGASRLLPTYEYQKDTMRGNPILSKGTLGTDANSSSETAGLDYTYAMRWSNNVGDLFSTMVPNVVGGGNVEYNSSGTLASELRRRGYNAPTVNLYWGGLDSTGGPAYFGAILWLLFFIGVWGLRGPLRWGLISSMALILFISLGKNGGFINEMFYNILPLYNKFRAPSSAVTVAIFLAAIGGALGLNTLLFAKKKVDEKLLILKKAGMTMGALLLIVLISGIAFFDFKGSLDSQFDQAGILNAVIDERTSLFWKSIGRSILFAGVAWGALWYSIKQKWNLTYVIFGLGFLMLVDLWGEGRQFLNASSFENKKQMDDYYTPRPVDQLIMKDKDPDFRVFDITNDPFNSSFVSYFHKSIGGYHPAKLQRYMDLIDRYISKNHQPVLNMLNTKYYIVNDDQGKPTVQPNTRALGSAWFVDDYMIVESADQEFNGLNGLDPATRAIVHKDFAGDLEGFTPIKGGSIEMKSFAPNKLVYESDAPSEQLAVFSEIWYGPDKGWKVYVDDQPARLIRANYALRAMRVPAGKHTIEMRFDPDSVRIGKIISVVSSGLLLLLALGWILHAMGFLSLGKPKS is encoded by the coding sequence ATGTCAAAAAGCTTTGATTTTAAGAATTTGCTGCCTCATTTGGGCGCTTTTGCAGTGTTTCTGGCTCTTACCGTATTTTACTTCTACCCTCAGCTGCAAGGTAAAGTACTCCGCCAGAGCGATGTCATATCCAATCAGGGTATGTCCCAGGAAGTAAAACAATATTACGAAGAAACCGGAGAGGTCTCTTACTGGACGGATGCCATGTTTGGTGGTATGCCTACCTACATGATCTGGTTTCCAAAGTCTATGAACCTGTTAAATGGTGTTGACAAACTGGTCAAGGCATGGATTCGGTATCCGATAGGCATCTTTCTGGGTTTAATGGTAATCCTTTACCTCTCTTTACTTGCATTCGGCATAGACCGGAGGGTGGCATTGATCCTGGCGCCGACCTTCGGATTTTCCATCTATTTTTTACTCCTCGTGGAGGCTGGGCACAACACCAAGTTGAATGCCGTCAGTTACTTTGGGCTGATCCTGGCCGGTATCTATCTCTTACTGGAGAAGAAAAAGTATTTGTGGGGAGGCCTGGTTTTGGCCATTGGGGCAGGGTTGGAATTGGCAGCCAACCACATCCAGATGACTTATTATCTGGCGCTGGCATTAGTACCTTTCCTGATCGCTTACCTGGTCAAATGGATCAGGGCAAGTGAGTGGAATCATCTGGGGAAGGTGGCACTCTATGCAGCGATTGCGGCTACTCTTGCCGTTCTGGCCGGGGCGTCGCGGCTTTTACCGACCTATGAGTACCAGAAAGATACCATGCGTGGAAATCCCATTTTATCCAAAGGCACCCTGGGAACCGACGCCAACAGCAGTAGTGAGACAGCGGGCCTGGATTATACCTATGCCATGCGTTGGAGCAATAATGTGGGGGACCTGTTCTCTACCATGGTCCCAAATGTTGTCGGTGGGGGGAATGTGGAATACAATAGTTCCGGAACCCTGGCCAGTGAATTGCGTCGCAGAGGGTACAATGCTCCTACAGTGAACCTGTATTGGGGTGGCCTCGACTCAACCGGTGGACCTGCCTATTTTGGAGCCATTCTGTGGTTACTCTTTTTCATAGGTGTATGGGGATTGCGAGGACCGTTACGGTGGGGGTTGATTTCCTCGATGGCTTTGATACTATTTATCTCCCTGGGTAAGAATGGCGGATTTATCAACGAGATGTTTTACAATATTCTGCCTCTGTACAACAAATTCAGGGCACCGAGCTCCGCCGTTACCGTGGCCATCTTTCTCGCTGCTATCGGAGGTGCGCTGGGGCTCAATACGCTATTATTTGCCAAGAAAAAAGTAGATGAAAAATTACTCATCCTCAAGAAGGCTGGCATGACGATGGGAGCGCTGCTATTGATTGTACTAATTTCCGGAATCGCATTTTTCGATTTCAAAGGGAGCCTGGACAGCCAATTCGATCAGGCCGGAATATTAAATGCAGTCATTGATGAGCGCACCAGCCTGTTCTGGAAATCCATCGGAAGGTCGATTTTGTTTGCCGGCGTGGCCTGGGGGGCTTTATGGTATTCCATCAAGCAAAAATGGAATCTTACTTATGTCATATTTGGCCTTGGCTTTCTGATGCTGGTTGACCTCTGGGGTGAGGGACGGCAGTTCCTGAATGCTTCCTCCTTTGAGAATAAAAAGCAAATGGATGATTATTACACCCCGCGTCCGGTGGATCAACTGATCATGAAAGACAAGGATCCTGATTTCAGGGTATTTGACATTACCAATGATCCGTTTAATTCTTCTTTCGTATCCTATTTCCATAAATCCATCGGCGGCTACCATCCAGCCAAGTTGCAGCGTTATATGGACCTGATTGATCGATACATTTCAAAGAATCATCAGCCCGTATTGAATATGCTCAATACGAAGTATTACATCGTCAACGACGACCAGGGAAAGCCAACCGTTCAGCCCAACACCCGTGCTCTGGGTAGTGCCTGGTTTGTAGATGATTATATGATCGTAGAGTCAGCTGATCAGGAGTTCAATGGTTTGAATGGGCTGGACCCGGCGACCCGTGCTATTGTCCATAAGGATTTTGCCGGCGATCTGGAAGGTTTTACGCCCATCAAGGGGGGCTCTATCGAAATGAAATCCTTCGCGCCGAATAAACTGGTTTATGAGTCCGATGCGCCATCAGAACAGTTGGCTGTATTCTCGGAGATCTGGTACGGCCCGGACAAAGGCTGGAAGGTGTACGTCGATGATCAACCAGCCAGGCTGATCCGCGCAAATTATGCGCTCCGTGCCATGCGGGTTCCGGCCGGAAAGCATACGATTGAAATGCGTTTTGATCCTGATTCGGTTCGCATCGGTAAAATAATCTCCGTCGTTTCTTCCGGGTTACTGCTGTTGCTTGCTTTGGGGTGGATCTTGCATGCGATGGGATTCCTGAGCCTGGGAAAACCAAAGTCATAA
- a CDS encoding phosphoribosylanthranilate isomerase translates to MSIKVCGMRDADNVKALTGLDVRYIGFIFYPKSQRYTEIPPSREMTGSLKRVGVFVDAEIRDIIRKIATHDLDVLQIHGQENPKYCFELKQRAHASVWKAFRIDDAFDFSQLEAYEDVVDAFLFDAKGAQPGGNGIRFDWSLLDQYLGTTPFLLSGGIEPASVESIRHLDHPRLIGIDLNSRFELEPGLKDINKLQIFIDELYR, encoded by the coding sequence TTGTCGATCAAAGTGTGCGGAATGCGGGATGCCGATAACGTCAAGGCATTGACCGGACTGGATGTTCGTTATATCGGGTTTATCTTTTATCCCAAATCACAACGCTATACGGAGATTCCGCCTTCACGCGAAATGACCGGTTCCCTCAAACGGGTCGGCGTTTTCGTCGATGCAGAAATTCGTGATATCATCCGGAAAATTGCCACCCACGACCTGGATGTACTGCAAATCCATGGTCAGGAAAATCCAAAATATTGTTTTGAACTGAAACAGCGGGCGCATGCCAGCGTCTGGAAGGCTTTCCGTATTGACGATGCATTTGATTTCAGTCAGTTGGAGGCCTATGAAGATGTCGTGGATGCATTCCTGTTTGATGCAAAAGGAGCACAGCCGGGAGGGAATGGTATCCGATTTGACTGGAGCCTGCTGGATCAATACCTGGGCACTACTCCCTTTCTGCTCAGTGGCGGGATCGAGCCCGCTTCCGTTGAATCCATTCGCCACCTGGACCATCCCCGGTTGATCGGCATCGATCTGAATAGCCGGTTCGAGTTGGAACCAGGATTAAAAGACATCAATAAACTGCAAATCTTTATCGATGAGTTATACCGTTGA
- the aroF gene encoding 3-deoxy-7-phosphoheptulonate synthase, whose translation MIIHLEPDIQPGQLAEVRQKLKSHGFTSTEVKTQSHHYLVGVGKKPIDIRLIGTLPGIRDIHRVSDGYKLVSKKWRVQDTEIDLGDGITIGMGHFQIMAGPCSIESEEQVESVVKHLVANDVKIMRGGVYKPRSSPYSFRGLGQEGLQMFHRVCREHGIRIITEVMMVEQIAEMHDFIDIYQVGARNAQNFNLLDALGEVDKPVLLKRGMSGTIEELLQGAEYIFSHGNEKIMLCERGIRTYENAYRNTMDINAIAMLKKMTHLPVIADPSHGIGIRAFVEPIALASVMAGADGVIMEVHEMPEKAASDGQQTLNFVEATEAYRRIRATRKLWEEF comes from the coding sequence ATGATCATCCACCTTGAACCAGACATTCAACCCGGACAGCTGGCGGAAGTCCGGCAAAAGTTAAAATCCCATGGTTTCACGAGCACCGAGGTAAAAACTCAATCGCATCATTACCTGGTTGGCGTTGGCAAAAAACCGATAGATATCCGCCTGATCGGCACTTTGCCCGGCATCCGGGACATTCACCGTGTCAGTGACGGCTATAAACTGGTCTCTAAAAAATGGCGGGTTCAGGATACAGAAATAGACCTCGGTGATGGCATCACGATCGGTATGGGGCACTTTCAAATTATGGCAGGTCCTTGCTCCATCGAATCGGAGGAACAGGTGGAATCCGTCGTAAAACATCTCGTCGCCAATGATGTGAAGATCATGCGCGGCGGTGTCTACAAACCCCGCAGTTCGCCCTATTCATTTCGCGGTTTGGGCCAGGAAGGCCTGCAGATGTTTCATCGCGTCTGCCGGGAACACGGTATACGCATTATCACCGAGGTGATGATGGTGGAGCAGATTGCCGAGATGCACGACTTCATTGATATTTACCAGGTTGGTGCACGCAATGCCCAGAATTTCAACCTGCTGGACGCACTCGGCGAGGTAGATAAGCCGGTACTGCTGAAACGAGGCATGTCAGGGACCATTGAAGAACTGCTGCAAGGGGCTGAATACATCTTCTCCCACGGCAATGAGAAGATCATGCTGTGCGAACGCGGCATCCGCACCTATGAGAATGCATACCGCAACACCATGGATATCAATGCCATCGCGATGCTTAAGAAGATGACCCATCTGCCGGTCATCGCGGACCCCAGTCACGGCATCGGGATCCGCGCATTTGTGGAACCTATTGCGTTGGCCAGTGTGATGGCAGGTGCAGACGGGGTCATCATGGAAGTACACGAGATGCCGGAGAAGGCTGCTAGTGACGGGCAGCAGACGCTGAACTTTGTCGAAGCTACCGAGGCTTACCGCAGGATCAGGGCTACCAGGAAATTGTGGGAAGAATTTTAG
- the trpB gene encoding tryptophan synthase subunit beta, producing the protein MSYTVDTQGYYGPFGGAYIPEMLYHNIETLRRNYLDIIQETEFQHQFRSLLKDYVGRPSPLYLAERLSAEYGCQIYLKREDLNHTGAHKINNTVGQILLAQRLGKTRIIAETGAGQHGVATATVCALMGIECIVYMGEVDIKRQAPNVARMKMLGAEVRPATSGSKTLKDATNEAIRDWINNPEDTHYIIGSVVGPHPYPDMVARFQSVISEEVQWQLKEKTGRDHPDIIMACVGGGSNAAGIYYHYLDRPEVRLVAVEAAGLGIHSGESAATSVLGSAGIIHGSKTLLMQTEDGQIIEPYSISAGLDYPGIGPLHAHLIKSGRAEAISITDEEALKAAYHLTRIEGIIPALESAHAFAALDQLAYREGDVIVINLSGRGDKDLETYIKHLPDHE; encoded by the coding sequence ATGAGTTATACCGTTGACACCCAGGGCTACTATGGTCCTTTCGGGGGAGCATACATCCCGGAGATGTTGTACCACAACATCGAGACCCTGCGCCGGAATTACCTGGATATCATCCAGGAGACGGAATTCCAGCATCAATTCAGGAGCTTACTCAAGGATTATGTAGGGCGGCCTTCTCCCCTATACCTCGCAGAGCGCCTGTCGGCAGAATATGGTTGCCAGATCTACCTGAAGCGTGAAGATCTCAACCATACCGGAGCCCACAAGATCAACAACACTGTGGGTCAGATCTTATTAGCCCAGCGCCTTGGTAAAACAAGGATCATTGCTGAAACCGGCGCCGGACAACATGGTGTTGCCACGGCCACGGTCTGTGCGCTGATGGGCATTGAATGCATCGTATATATGGGAGAGGTGGATATCAAACGACAGGCTCCGAATGTGGCACGGATGAAAATGCTGGGCGCTGAAGTACGCCCGGCCACCAGTGGGAGCAAAACCCTGAAAGATGCTACCAACGAGGCGATCCGCGACTGGATCAACAACCCGGAAGACACCCATTATATCATCGGCTCAGTGGTGGGTCCCCATCCTTACCCTGACATGGTCGCCCGCTTTCAGTCGGTCATCTCCGAAGAAGTGCAGTGGCAGCTAAAAGAAAAGACCGGCCGGGATCATCCGGATATCATCATGGCTTGTGTTGGCGGTGGTTCCAATGCAGCCGGCATCTACTATCACTACCTGGACCGTCCTGAAGTGCGGCTGGTGGCTGTCGAAGCGGCTGGGCTGGGCATCCATTCGGGTGAATCTGCTGCTACCAGCGTGCTGGGTTCGGCAGGAATTATCCATGGTAGCAAGACGCTCCTGATGCAAACAGAAGATGGCCAGATCATTGAGCCTTATTCCATCTCAGCAGGGCTGGATTATCCCGGGATAGGCCCCCTGCATGCGCATCTTATCAAGAGCGGCAGGGCGGAAGCCATCAGCATCACCGACGAAGAGGCCTTAAAAGCAGCATACCACCTTACCCGGATCGAAGGCATCATACCGGCACTGGAATCTGCACACGCTTTTGCGGCACTGGATCAGCTGGCCTACCGTGAAGGAGACGTCATTGTGATCAACCTTTCCGGACGCGGAGACAAAGATTTGGAAACCTACATCAAACACTTACCCGATCATGAATAG
- a CDS encoding anthranilate synthase component I family protein, protein MKNIKINTRVTKGLADFITPVTSYLKLRDHYTHPVLLESNDFSNKEESFSFIGLETIASFQVKNNQIRMTWPDKSVERLAVNGIADVPAALNDFIHSFEIAYDAPYPLVNGFFGHTNFEGVRYFDTLEFDDEKRKQDIPEMHYELHRFILAFNHYKDEYYLIENLVEGWSSQLEDLRRILFSRNFTTYPFHLAGGETSNLTDQEFMDLVTKGKHHCQIGDVFQIVLSRQFQQGFTGDEFNVYRILRSINPSPYLFYFDLGSYKIFGSSPEAQMVIKNGVARVNPIAGTYRRTGDAEEDLRKAEALTKDPKENAEHIMLVDLARNDLGKHTQNVQVKDLKSIHFYSHVMHLVSTVEGELYPESNPVQIFADTFPAGTLSGAPKYKAIELIHGYENVQRSYYGGAIGYIQLNGDMNQAILIRSFLSKDHKLTYQAGAGVVVSSVEASELQEVNNKLGALKRALELAEKIES, encoded by the coding sequence ATGAAGAACATTAAAATCAACACCCGCGTTACCAAAGGGCTTGCCGACTTCATCACCCCGGTGACTTCGTACCTGAAACTACGCGACCACTACACCCATCCGGTACTGCTGGAGAGTAATGACTTCTCCAACAAGGAAGAATCGTTCTCCTTCATCGGGCTGGAGACCATCGCCAGTTTCCAGGTGAAGAATAACCAGATCCGGATGACCTGGCCGGATAAATCCGTGGAGCGGCTTGCCGTAAACGGCATCGCCGATGTACCGGCCGCTCTCAATGATTTTATCCACAGCTTCGAAATAGCCTACGATGCCCCCTACCCGCTCGTCAATGGGTTTTTCGGGCACACAAACTTCGAAGGTGTGCGGTACTTCGACACCCTGGAATTCGATGATGAGAAACGGAAACAGGACATACCTGAGATGCATTACGAACTCCATCGCTTCATCCTGGCCTTCAACCACTACAAGGATGAATATTACCTGATCGAAAACCTGGTGGAAGGCTGGTCCAGCCAACTCGAAGACTTGCGCAGGATCCTTTTCTCCCGGAACTTCACCACCTATCCCTTTCATCTGGCCGGTGGTGAAACCAGCAATCTGACGGACCAGGAGTTTATGGATCTGGTAACCAAAGGCAAACACCACTGCCAGATCGGTGACGTCTTCCAAATCGTACTGAGCCGACAGTTCCAGCAGGGATTTACCGGCGATGAATTCAATGTTTATCGCATCCTGCGATCCATCAATCCCTCCCCATACCTCTTCTACTTTGATCTGGGGTCCTACAAGATCTTCGGCTCATCTCCAGAAGCACAGATGGTTATCAAGAATGGGGTGGCCCGGGTGAATCCCATTGCCGGCACTTACCGCCGGACCGGTGATGCCGAGGAAGACCTGCGTAAAGCAGAAGCCCTTACCAAGGACCCGAAAGAAAATGCAGAGCACATCATGCTGGTGGACCTGGCCCGTAACGACCTGGGCAAACACACCCAAAATGTGCAGGTCAAGGACCTGAAGTCCATCCATTTTTATTCGCACGTCATGCACCTGGTCAGTACCGTTGAAGGCGAGTTGTATCCGGAAAGCAATCCGGTACAGATCTTTGCCGATACCTTCCCGGCAGGTACCCTCTCCGGAGCACCTAAATACAAGGCCATCGAGCTGATCCATGGCTACGAAAATGTCCAGCGCAGTTATTACGGCGGTGCCATCGGCTACATCCAGCTGAACGGAGATATGAATCAGGCGATCCTGATACGCTCCTTTCTGAGCAAGGATCACAAACTGACCTATCAGGCCGGTGCGGGCGTGGTGGTTTCCAGTGTGGAAGCCAGTGAACTTCAGGAAGTGAATAATAAATTAGGAGCACTGAAACGCGCTCTGGAACTCGCAGAAAAAATCGAATCATGA